One genomic segment of Centropristis striata isolate RG_2023a ecotype Rhode Island chromosome 13, C.striata_1.0, whole genome shotgun sequence includes these proteins:
- the LOC131983897 gene encoding ADP-ribosylation factor-like protein 4D, with product MGNQFTEIAPTTPFLPSFQSLHVVVIGLDSAGKTSLLYRLKLREFVETIPTKGFNMERIKVPMGNSKTNTTTFQVWDVGGQEKLRPLWKSYTRRTDGLVFVVDAAEAERMEEAKVELHRITRSAENQGVPVLVLANKQDLDGAVSASEVEKVLALHELSSSTLHHTQGCSALDGQGLQPGLEKLYEMILKRKKMLRHSKKKR from the exons ATGGGAAACCAGTTCACAGAAATTGCCCCAACCACCCCATTCCTCCCCAGCTTCCAGTCTCTTCACGTCGTAGTGATTGGTTTGGACTCTGCAGGGAAAACCTCCCTCCTCTACAGACTCAAGCTGCGGGAGTTCGTTGAGACTATCCCCACCAAAGGCTTCAACATGGAGCGCATTAAAGTGCCCATGGGGAACTCCAAAACCAATACTACTACGTTCCAAGTGTGGGATGTCGGCGGTCAGGAGAAACTGAGGCCCCTCTGGAAGTCGTACACCAGGAGGACAGACGGACTTGTGTTTGTGGTGGACGCAGCTGAGGCAGAGCGCATGGAGGAAGCCAAGGTGGAGCTCCACCGGATCACCCGGTCGGCTGAAAACCAGGGCGTGCCTGTGCTAGTCCTGGCTAATAAACAGGACCTGGATGGAGCTGTGTCAGCTTCAGAG GTGGAGAAGGTTCTTGCGCTCCATGAGCTGAGCTCGTCTACGCTCCATCACACACAGGGCTGCTCGGCGCTGGACGGTCAGGGCCTGCAGCCCGGCCTGGAGAAACTCTACGAGATGATCCTGAAGCGGAAAAAGATGCTCCGACACAGCAAGAAGAAGAGATGA